The Nostoc sp. 'Peltigera membranacea cyanobiont' N6 genome contains the following window.
TGGATCTGTAAGGCTAAATCGTCCAAATTCACGCTCTCACTCCTAATTTGGATCTCTAAAGTTGGGTTTTATTTGAGGTTCCCTACTGGGACGATCTTAGCTTTTGCTGTTCAGCAGTTATTAGACATCTCCAAATATGAAATATACTTTATCCATAAACCTTGTAGAGACGCAGCATTACGACATCTCTACATTCTTTTAGTTATTTTTTAATTTTGAATTGTTAATTGGAAGTCCCTGAATATTTTTGTCTGGCAATGTCACTCAATTTGGTTCTTAAATCTGCCCATTTGATACCTGCTAGGCTGGGTAATACAACATGAGCGGCTCCAACTCGTTCAACGGGGCCGAGTCCTACTGCCCACATTCCAGCAGCTAGAGCCGCCTCAACGCCTGCTGTGGCATCTTCTACAACTACAGATTGCGTTGGTTCGATTCCTAGCTGCTGGGCTGCGTACAAAAATAAGTCGGGTGCGGGCTTAGGTTGCTGCACGCTATAACCGTCCGCGATCGCATCTACTTTATCAGCAATGCCCAATCGCTCAATTACTGTCTGGGCATTTTTACTAGCTGAACCAATGCCGATTTTAATCCCAGCTTGTCGCAGTTCATCCAAAAGAGCGATCGCACCTGGTAACAAATCCTTGGATGTCATATTTTGAATCAATTCCACATAGTATTGATTTTTGCGCTCCATCATCTCTATGATTTGAGCTTCTGTATATGGTCTATCCCCAAGAATCAGCATGAGGGAAGCACGACGAGATACACCCCGCAGCGCTTCGTTATCTTGCCGATTAAATGGTATACCCTCTTCATCTGCTAACTTCTTCCAAGCTAGATAATGAAGTTCTGCTGTATCTGTTAGCACACCATCTAAATCGAAGATGAATCCTTGGATGTTGGGGGATTGGGGACTGGGGACTGGGGATTGGGGATTGGGGATTGGGGATTGGGGAGTGGGGATTGGGGATTGGGGACTGGGGACTGGAGGGGATGAAGATGATGAGGGGGATAAGGGGGGATTTTGGGAGAGGGAAAGTTGGAGATATTTTAGTTGACTAGTTATATCTTGTGCGACTTGTCCTTTGCCGAGATCGAATTCGTGCCATTTATTGCCCCAGCGTAGTTTAAACTTTAGGCGCGTCCAGCCATCAGGTAGATGGGGATTGGCTACGGGGCCATTTTCGGTGATTTGGATGCCACCGAATCCAAAAATTACAGCTTGCCAAATACCGCCAGCACTAGCGCCATGAATTCCATCGCTGGTGTTACCTCGGTTATCTTCAAGATCCACCATTAACGCGTGCATAAATACTTCGTAAGCTTCGGTTGATTTGCCCAAATCGGAAGCTAAGATGGCGTGAACTGCTGGGCCAAGAGACGAACCATAAGTAATATCTGTACGGGGTGCGTAGTAATCCCAGTTTACCTGCAATGCTTTTTCGCTGTAGGGAAAATCTGCTGATTCTCGCATTAAATAAAGAAGCATTAATATATCTGGCTGTTTTATTACTTGATATTTGTTAGTTTGATCGACACCCAAGACGGCTTGCATGGAGCGATCGCGCCCTCGATCGTCTGCTAAATTTATATCTTCTAATTGGAAAAATCCCTCGCACTGCTCAATGAGTTGTGTTGATGGATCGTAGAGAAACAATATTTTGGCGATAATATCTTGCCAGTGCGATCGCACTTCTGAAGTGAGTTGCAGTTTCTCTTCTAATTCTCTGGCTCGTTCGGGGAATTTTTGAACCAACCAATCATAAACTGCGATCGCTTTCTCTAAATGCCATTGCGCCATCCGGTTTGTAAAGGCGTTGTTGTGAACGAATTCATGGTATTCATCCACTCCGATTACGCCCCGAATTTCATACTGTTGGCGCTCAGAATTGAATTCTACCCGACTGGCCCAGAAGATAGCGGTATCTAAGATTATCTCTGCACCGCACTTTTGCATCCACTCATCATCACCAGTGGTTTGCCAATAATTCCAAGCGGCGTAGGGAATATCTGCATTGATATGAATTTCGCGATCGCGGCACCAAATCCGCACGTCTTCACCATAAAAATCGTTTCCGAGTGCCCAACGTGGTGTTACTTCATCTCCACTATCAGCACTTTCCCAGGCAAACATTGCTCCTTTATAACCGTAATGGGATGCCTTGCGTCTAGCTCCTGGTAAGGTGAGCCAACGGTAAGTAAGTAGATTTCGGGCGATCGCTGGTTGGGTAAATATAAACATGGGCAACATAAAAATTTCTGTATCCCAAAATATATGACCGCGATAGCCAAATCCCGAAAGAGTTTTAGCAGGAATGTTCACCCTGTCATCATTGGGTGGGCCAGCAATCAACAGCTGGAAGAGATTGTAGCGAACAGCAAAAGTAGCTGTGCTATCCCCCTCAATGAGGATGTCGCTTTGCTGCCAAACCTCATCCCATGCCTGCTGATTGGCTTTTTGTAGGGTTGTGAAGTCTGGCAGGTGCGCGAGTTTTTCTTGAGCGGCGGAGACTGGGGTATCAATCTCCCGCGAGGTAAAAACTGTCACTAATTTTTCTACTGTTACAGTCTGTTGCGCCTTAGCTGAAAAGTTAGTGCTTAAGGTTGGATAACCGGGTGCAGTATTGACTTGCAAAGATGCTTCAGCGCCTAATATTGTCACCTTCGCGGCCATACCAAGTTCAATTCGGGAGTGGCGGGTGCGGCGTTGTAACCAGATTCCTTGGTCTGTTTTGCCCTGATCTAGTCCTTCCCAGTGATTGAAACCCTGATTTTCGGGATAGCCGTTGATACTAGCTTGAATTTCGATTAACCCATCAAAATCTATTGGCGTTAAATGGCAGCGTAGCGCCAACACGTGGGGATCTGCAAGACTAGCAAAGCGTTCAAAGCTGATATCTATGGTGTTTCCACTGGGAGAACGCCAACGCAAAGCCCGGATAAGTAGTCCCTCACGCAGATCGAGTTGGCGATCGTAGCTCAATATCTCACCTCGATCGAGACGGAAGCGATCGCCATTCACAATTATTATCAAGGGTAGCCAGTCAGGGCAATTTACCAGTTCAGTGTACACCACTGGCACATCGTCGTAGACACCGTTGATGAAAGTACCGGGCAATGCATGAGGATACCCTTCCTCAAAACTGCCTCTTGTTCCTAGATACCCATTGCCGATTGTAAAGACGGTTTCTTTAGATTGCAATTGGTCAGGGTCAAACTGGGTTTCGATTAATATCCAGTCTGTGTAAATAAAATTGCGAGAACGGCCTTTTGTTTGCATAAAGTGGGGAGTAGGGATTAGGGAATAGGAAATGGGAATTTTGAGTATTTGAGAGAGATGAACGGAGTTCTGAGGTGGATTCATCCAGTTCCGAGGTGGATGAACGGAGTTCTGAGGTGGATTCATCCAGTTCCGAGGTGGATTCATCCAGTTCCGAGGTGGATTCATCCAGTTCTGAGGTGGATTCATCCAGTTCCGAGGTGGATTCATCCAGTTCTGAGGTGGATTCATCCAGTTCCGAGGTGGATTCATCCAGTTCCGAGGTGGATTCATCCAGTTCCGAGGTGGATGAACGGAGTTCTGAGGTGGATGAACGGAGTTCTGAGATGGATGAACGAGTATCTAAGCTTAATGCTTCAAGTTCTAACTCCCCTTTATAGACTCAAAATCTCCAATCTACTCCCAATTACGAATTACGAATTACGAATTACGAATTACGAATTACCCCCATGTGCTTTTCCAAAATCTTTTCGGCTCTAGGTTTATAAATGAGATGAAATAAGGTTTCCATATAGCGATCTCTGGCTTCATTATTTTCTGGTGCAACAAAGTTCCAAAAAGTAAACATTTTTGCCAGCAGTAGTAATTGATTGCTATGTAGATGCCAATTATATCGATCGTGAATTCGCTGGCTCATCCATTCTGAAACTTCGTGCCAGTATTCAGCGTGAGTATCGCATTGGTCAAGGAACTCTATAATTTTATTTGCTGTTTCTTCCAAGTCCGTAGGATTAACATTAAATCGGTTTTCTTGGTTTTCGATAATTTCTAAAGAACCGCCAAATTGAGTCGTAAAAGTAGGCAACCCAGAAATCATCGCTTCCAAAATACTCCGGCCGAAGGATTCAAAGCGGGCAAAATGGACATAAATTCCCTGAGAATCTGCAACTATCCGGTAGGCTTCGCCGAGTTCGCTGCTAGGGATACGCATCCCCACCCAGCGAATCTTGCCAGAGAGATGATATCGATCGATAACATCGTAGAGTTTTTGAATTTCTTCTGCTTCTTGTCGGTTTATCGCTTCATCTGGATGCAGTTTACTACTTAAGATAATCAGGTTACAACGTTCTTGCAACGCCTGACTTTTACCAAAGCATTCAGCTAAACCAGTGAGATTGTTGATTGAAGTAATGGTATCAACGGCAAAGATTGGTCGCTGATTAGGGCGATCTAAGTTACCAAAGATTTGGGGATCTTCGCGGCTAAATAGTAAGTCGTGGACTTGTGTCCGAAGGTGAGAATCTCGGTCTTCTTTTTGGCTATAGGGAAAGAAAATAGTCTCATTTACTCCCGGCGGCACCAAGTTGAATTTAGGACTAAACAAATCAATTCCATCAACCACATGATACAAGTGCGGCATAGTAAAGCACTTGTATGATTCGTATTGACCTATGGAGTCTGGTGTGCCGACAATTTCTTGATAGGAGGATGTGATGATAAAGTCGGCTGCATTCATGCTAATTAAATCAGCAGTGAATTGTGCTGAGAAGTGGTATTTATCTTCCAAATCTTGCCAATATAAATTACTAAATAGATATTTAGGCTTTTCTAAAGAATGGGCAATATTGCACTGAGTAACTTTCATCCGGCGAGATAAAAGAGAAGCCACTAAGTTACCGTCGCTGTAGTTACCAACAATCAGATTAGGTTTACCTGAGAATTGAGTTAGTAATTCTCTTTCTGCATCTAGAGCAAATTGTTCTAAATAAGGCCAAATCTCAAATTTAGAAATCCAATTATTGGTGATTTCAGGATTGAATTCACCAAAAGGAACGCGCAATATCCAAGCATTCTCAGTATCTTGGACTTTTTCTAGGCGCAGGTTGCAAAATGTTCCTTCACAGTTGGGGATTAGTCGGGTGAGAATAATTACGTGGGGTTTAATACCTAGCTGGTCTAGTCCAGCAAGTGTTATTTGTTCGCGCAGTTCATTTTCTAAGCTGCGAGCTTGTTCAAGGACGTAGATAACTTGACCGAGTGTTTCATCTCTTCCTAAAACATCTTCTTGTCCAACCCAGCCGTGGATAGAAATAAGGACAACGCGAAAAACGGCAGGGACGCGGGTTACAAATGCTTCTAAGATGCCAGGTTCTGGAGAGTAAATGAGTCGGTTGAGGAGTTCTAGGGTTTCGGAGACTCGCGCCGCAGTGTTACCCCAACCCGGCTCAAAGCCGAGTTCTTGGAGGTCTAAGCGGAATTTTTCATAAGATTCATCAGGCGATCGCTCATTTAGCAAATTAAGTGCTAGTTTAATTTGTTTGGCTAACTGAATCCCGGAGGGAATGCGATCGCTCAACAGCAGACGAACCCCATCGTGTTTTAGGCCCTGTAATGCTTTAAACAACATTTCTAGCCAATATTCGGGGTCAGTCAACAATTGATTGCACAA
Protein-coding sequences here:
- the pgmB gene encoding beta-phosphoglucomutase encodes the protein MQTKGRSRNFIYTDWILIETQFDPDQLQSKETVFTIGNGYLGTRGSFEEGYPHALPGTFINGVYDDVPVVYTELVNCPDWLPLIIIVNGDRFRLDRGEILSYDRQLDLREGLLIRALRWRSPSGNTIDISFERFASLADPHVLALRCHLTPIDFDGLIEIQASINGYPENQGFNHWEGLDQGKTDQGIWLQRRTRHSRIELGMAAKVTILGAEASLQVNTAPGYPTLSTNFSAKAQQTVTVEKLVTVFTSREIDTPVSAAQEKLAHLPDFTTLQKANQQAWDEVWQQSDILIEGDSTATFAVRYNLFQLLIAGPPNDDRVNIPAKTLSGFGYRGHIFWDTEIFMLPMFIFTQPAIARNLLTYRWLTLPGARRKASHYGYKGAMFAWESADSGDEVTPRWALGNDFYGEDVRIWCRDREIHINADIPYAAWNYWQTTGDDEWMQKCGAEIILDTAIFWASRVEFNSERQQYEIRGVIGVDEYHEFVHNNAFTNRMAQWHLEKAIAVYDWLVQKFPERARELEEKLQLTSEVRSHWQDIIAKILFLYDPSTQLIEQCEGFFQLEDINLADDRGRDRSMQAVLGVDQTNKYQVIKQPDILMLLYLMRESADFPYSEKALQVNWDYYAPRTDITYGSSLGPAVHAILASDLGKSTEAYEVFMHALMVDLEDNRGNTSDGIHGASAGGIWQAVIFGFGGIQITENGPVANPHLPDGWTRLKFKLRWGNKWHEFDLGKGQVAQDITSQLKYLQLSLSQNPPLSPSSSSSPPVPSPQSPIPTPQSPIPNPQSPVPSPQSPNIQGFIFDLDGVLTDTAELHYLAWKKLADEEGIPFNRQDNEALRGVSRRASLMLILGDRPYTEAQIIEMMERKNQYYVELIQNMTSKDLLPGAIALLDELRQAGIKIGIGSASKNAQTVIERLGIADKVDAIADGYSVQQPKPAPDLFLYAAQQLGIEPTQSVVVEDATAGVEAALAAGMWAVGLGPVERVGAAHVVLPSLAGIKWADLRTKLSDIARQKYSGTSN
- a CDS encoding sucrose synthase, with protein sequence MYELVQAVFNGDEKTALHQLIYALSASGKRYFLRNEILQAFADYCHQSQKPAYFYYSSSVGKLIQYTHEIIIEEEQTWFVVRPKIANQEIWRLTADLNSFEQMTQQALLDVRDGLVNRYQPHILEIDLHPFYENSPTIDDPRNIGQGFAFLNRYLCNQLLTDPEYWLEMLFKALQGLKHDGVRLLLSDRIPSGIQLAKQIKLALNLLNERSPDESYEKFRLDLQELGFEPGWGNTAARVSETLELLNRLIYSPEPGILEAFVTRVPAVFRVVLISIHGWVGQEDVLGRDETLGQVIYVLEQARSLENELREQITLAGLDQLGIKPHVIILTRLIPNCEGTFCNLRLEKVQDTENAWILRVPFGEFNPEITNNWISKFEIWPYLEQFALDAERELLTQFSGKPNLIVGNYSDGNLVASLLSRRMKVTQCNIAHSLEKPKYLFSNLYWQDLEDKYHFSAQFTADLISMNAADFIITSSYQEIVGTPDSIGQYESYKCFTMPHLYHVVDGIDLFSPKFNLVPPGVNETIFFPYSQKEDRDSHLRTQVHDLLFSREDPQIFGNLDRPNQRPIFAVDTITSINNLTGLAECFGKSQALQERCNLIILSSKLHPDEAINRQEAEEIQKLYDVIDRYHLSGKIRWVGMRIPSSELGEAYRIVADSQGIYVHFARFESFGRSILEAMISGLPTFTTQFGGSLEIIENQENRFNVNPTDLEETANKIIEFLDQCDTHAEYWHEVSEWMSQRIHDRYNWHLHSNQLLLLAKMFTFWNFVAPENNEARDRYMETLFHLIYKPRAEKILEKHMGVIRNS